In one Lycium barbarum isolate Lr01 chromosome 7, ASM1917538v2, whole genome shotgun sequence genomic region, the following are encoded:
- the LOC132603629 gene encoding uncharacterized protein LOC132603629, whose protein sequence is MQKVQGQTSMTTTNPTSVEDTVVGQATRKLTYPPGNAAGVTEVAKRNNRAPKRGNLEKSSFYVAGVSSSFRDQILQELRSTLGEIPFKWRRLLPGLGVSPPSYSRIVEGCN, encoded by the exons ATGCAAAAAGTTCAAGGGCAGACATCGATGACAACCACCAACCCTACATCTGTGGAGGACACTGTAGTAGGACAAGCAACAAGGAAACTTACTTACCCTCCGGGAAATGCTGCTGGTGTTACAGAGGTAGCCAAGAGAAATAATAGAGCTCCAAAACGTG GAAATCTAGAGAAAAGTTCTTTCTATGTTGCTGGGGTGTCAAGTTCATTTAGGGATCAAATACTACAAGAGCTGAGATCCACTTTGGGGGAAATACCATTCAAGTGGAGAAGATTGCTGCCAGGATTGGGTGTTAGTCCTCCAAGTTACTCTCGTATAGTGGAAGGTTGCAATTAA